The DNA segment TGGCCCGCGCGGCGATCCGGGAGGACCTCTACGCGGCGCACTCGGCGCTCACGGCCGACGTGCTCGCGGCGGGCAACGGCACGGCGACACCGGAGCAGCGGTTCAAGGTGTGGGAGGCGAAGAACGAGGCCATCATCGGCCGGGCCCGCACCACCCTGGACGAGATCCAGAGCTCGGACACCTTCGACCTGGCGAACCTGTCGGTGGCGATGCGGACGATGCGGACGCTGCTGCGCTCGCACTCGTAAGGCAGCACGCGCCCGCCCGCCCACGGCTCACAGCCCGCGGGGGCGGCCCCGGACCATCGTGTCCGGGGCCGCCCCCGCGGCGTTGCGGTTGCCGGTGCTCAGGCGGGCTTTGAAACGGGCTGGGGGTCCGTCTCCGGCTTCGGCTTCGTCTTCGGCTTCGGGGCGGGCTTGCGGGCCTTGTCCGGGCCGCCGGTAAACTTCTCGTACTCCTTGAGGACCTCGTCCGTCGGGCCGTCCATGCGCAGTTCGCCGCGCTCCAGCCACAGCACGCGGTCGCAGGTGTCGCGGATGGACTTGTTGCTGTGGCTGACCAGGAACACCGTCCCGGCGTGCCGGCGCAGCTCGCGGATGCGGCCCTCGGAACGCTTCTGGAAGGACCGGTCGCCGGTGGCCAGCGCCTCGTCGACCAGGAGGACGTCGTGGTCCTTCGCGGCGGCGATGGAGAAGCGCAGCCGGGCGGCCATGCCGGAGGAGTAGGTGCGCATCGGCAGGGTGATGAAGTCGCCCTTCTCGTTGATGCCGGAGAAGTCGACGATCTCCTGGTAGCGCTCCCGGACCTGCTCGCGGGACATGCCCATCGCGAGCCCGCCCAGCATGACGTTGCGCTCGCCGGTGAGGTCGTTCATTAGGGCGGCGTTGACGCCGAGGAGGGAGGGCTGGCCGTCGGTGTAGATCCGGCCGTTCTCCACCGGGAGCAGTCCGGCGACGGCCTTGAGCAGGGTCGACTTGCCCGAGCCGTTGGTGCCGATGAGGCCGATGGCCTCGCCCCGGTAGGCGACGAAGGACACGTTGCGCACCGCGTGGACCTTGCGCACACCGGAGGCCTTCTCGGTCTTGCGGCGGCGCACGATGCGGTTGAGGGCGGCGGTGGCGCTGCCGCGTCCGGCGCCGGTGCCGTTGACCCGGTAGACGATGTCGACGCCGTCGGCGACGACGGTGGGGATCTTCTCGTCGGTGTTGTCAGCCACGGCCGTAGGTCTCCTCAGCCTTCCAGAAGTACACGAAACCGATCACCCCGGCCAGCAGTGCCCACCCCACCGCGAACGCCCACACGTGCGGCGGCAGGTACGAGGAGCCGTAACCGTCGATCAGCGCGAAGCGGACCAGGTCCATGTAGACCGCGGCCGGGTTCAGCTGCAGGACGTCGGCGAGCCAGTGGGGGACGTCCTTGTCGGCGAGCATCGCCGGGATGCTGAACATGACGCCCGAGGCGTACATCCAGGTGCGCAGCACGAACGGCATCAGCTGGGCCAGGTCCGGGGTCCTGCTGCCCAGGCGCGCGAAGACGAGTGCGAGGCCGGTGTTGAAGACGAACTGGAGCAGCAGCGCGGGGACGACCAGCAGCCAGGACAGTGCCGGCATGCTGCCGAACGCCATCACCACGACGACCAGGACGATCATCGCGTACAGCAGTTGCTGGAGCTGCTGCAGCGCGAAGGAGACGGGCAGGGAGGCCCGCGGGAAGTGCAGAGCCCGCACCAGGCCGAGGTTGCCGGAGATGGCACGCACCCCGGCGAGGACCGAGCTCTGCGTGAACGTGAACACGAACACGCCCGTCACCAGGAACGGGACGTAGACGTCGCTCGGGATGCCCCGGCGGGCGCCCAGCAGCAGGCCGAAGATGAAGAAGTACACGGCCGCGTTCAGCAGCGGCGTGGCCACCTGCCACAGCTGGCCGAGCTTGGCCTGGCTGTACTGCGCGGTCAGCTTCGCCCGGGAGAAGGCGAGGATGAAGTGCCGGCGTGCCCACAGTTCGCGGACGTAGGCGGGCAGGGTGGGGCGGGCGCCACTGACCGTGAGGCCGTGGCGGGCGGCGAGGGCGGGGAGGTCGTCCTCGGCGGCCGGGTGGACCGGTGCGGGAGGCGGTGTGTGGAGGACCTGACTCACATCCGCTGCTTTCGCTAGGGGGGGTTGGGGGAGACGGCGGGGTGGTGCGGTGCCGGGTTCCGCCCGGTGTTTCCCCGCGCGTCGTCGCGCGTTCACCTACGTCGGGACGGCACCGTATCGTCGCAACGTGAGCGTAGGCCGAACGTGCGTTGGAACGCAACCGTTTCGTCGTGACGGCCCAGGGTCGGCCGGGCCGATCCGAACCCGCTCCCGTGCCTGGCTGTGATGGATCGGTGTACGTGCCGTCGTCGGAACGGGTCCGTATCGTCGTCACGCCCTATGCTGGTCCGCATGACGACGAACGCCGAGGAGCCCCAGCCGCCTCCGCGCCGCAGGGCTCCCGCCGGGGCGGCCGTACTGCGCGAGGACGTGACGGAGGCGATCAGGGCGGCCGTCTTCGAGGAACTCGCGGCCGTCGGCTACGCGCGGATGTCCATCGAGGGCATCGCACGCCGCGCGGGCGTCGGCAAGACCGCCGTGTACCGCCGCTGGCGTTCCAAACTGCACCTGGTCCTGGACCTGGTCTCGGCGATCGCCGTACAGGGCCTTCCCGCGCCGGACACCGGCTCCCTGGAGGGTGACCTGCGGCTGCTGTACGAGGTCACCTCGCGCGCCCTGCGCCACCCCGTCGCCTCGCAGATCCTCCCCGACCTCCAGGCCGAGGCCGCCCGCAACCCCGACATCGCCGAGGCGCTGCAGAAGGCGCTGCGGGAGGGCCAGGACGGGGTCGCCAAGGGCGTCGTCGCGGCGGCGCAGGAGCGGGGCGAGATGCGCCCCGGCGTCGACCACGCCCTGGCCCTCGACCTGATCTCGGGCCCGCTGTACTGGCGCTCGGTGGTCATCCGCAACCCGAAACTCCCGAAGGGCCACCTGGCAGCACTGGCGAGGGCGACGACGGCGGCGCTCAGGGCGCTGTAGGGCAGGACGTGGTCAGGCCCCGTGGTGCAGGCGCTGCCAGCCCGACCAGGCCGAGGTGATCATGTCGTCGACGCTGTGGCGGGCCTTCCAGCCGAGTTCGGTGGCGGCGCGGTCGGACGAGGCGACGACGCTCGCCGGGTCGCCGGGGCGGCGGGGGGCGATCGTGGGCCGGAGGCCGTGGCCGGTGAGGGTGTTGATGCGGTCGATCATGTCCCGGACCGAGACGCCCTCGCCGCGGCCGACGTTGAGGATGAGGTCCCGGCCGGGTGCGGTGCGCAGCGCGCGTGCCGCCGCCACGTGCGCCTCGGCCAGGTCGACGACGTGGATGTAGTCGCGGACGCAGGTGCCGTCCGGGGTCGGATAGTCGTCGCCGAACACCTGCGGGGGCTCGTTCGCGGTCAGCTTCTCGAAGACCATGGGGACGAGGTTGTGGACGCCCGTGTCGGCGAGCTCCGGGCGCGCGGCGCCCGCCACGTTGAAGTAGCGCAGGCAGGCCGTGGACAGGCCTGCCGCCCGGCCCGTGGCGCGGACCAGCCACTCGCCGGCCAGCTTCGTCTCGCCGTAGGGGGACATCGGCAGGCAGGGGGTGTCCTCGGTGACCAGCCCGGCGCCGGAGGGCGGCGTGCCGTACACCGCCGCCGACGACGAGAACACGAAGGACGACGTCGCGTCGGCCGCCGTCACCGCCTCCAGCAGGACACGCAGGCCCTCGACGTTCTCCCGGTAGTAGTGCAGGGGATGTCCCACCGACTCGCCCACCTGCTTCTTCGCCGCCAGGTGCACGACGCCGGTGACCTCGTGGTCGGCGAGGGCGCGTGCCACCCGCTCGCCGTCCAGGACCGAGCCGACCACCAGCGGTATGCCGTCCGGCACGCGGTCGGGGATGCCGGTGGACAGGTCGTCGTACACCACCGCCCGTTCCCCCGCCTCGGTCATCACGCGTACGACGTGCGCCCCGATGTAACCGGCGCCGCCGGTGATCAACCAGGTCATGTGTGGCCGTCCCCTCGTCGTTGGCCCCGGGGCGGTGCGGTGGGTGGTCGGTCTCCACCGTGCGTCCGGCCCCCGCCGTACGTCAGGATCCTAGGCGCCGTTCGCCGCCGCCGTGTCCAGTGCGGTGGTGAGCCGGTCCAGACGGGCCCTCAGATCCTCGATCTCGTCGAACCCGGAGCCGGTCGCGGTGGCGATCCGGCGCGGGACGTCGAGGGCACGCTCGCGCAGCGCGACACCCTTCTCGGTGGGCCGCACCTCCACCGAGCGCTCGTCGCGCGCGCTACGCTCCCTGTGGACCAGGCCCGCCGCCTCCAGTCGCTTGAGCAGCGGGGACAGCGTGCCGGAGTCGAGCCGCAGGTGCTCGCCGAGCGTCTTGACGGGCAGCGTGCCGTGCTCCCAGAGGACCAGCATCACCAGGTACTGCGGGTAGGTGAGGCCGAGGTCCTTGAGGACCACGCGGTACACGCCGTTGAAGGCGCGGGAGGCGGACTGCAGGGAGAAGCAGATCTGCTGGTCGAGGCGGAGCCAGTCGCCGGCGGGCCCGGGTGGCCGGGCGGTCGACTCCGGGGCCGGTCCGGGGTTCGGGGTCGGTGTCATGACTCCAGGGTAACTCTTTCGAGCCATTTAGTTGTGCGCAATTTAGTTGTGTGCTTTGCTTGGGATCGTGTGGAGGCCGGGACCACCGACGGACCGGCCGCCGCACGACCACCACTCGAGAGGGAAGGGTTCCCATGGACGCGCTCTACACCGCTGTCGCCACCGCCACCCACGGCCGCGACGGCCGCGCCGTCACCTCCGACGGCAAGCTGGACCTCGGCCTCAGCGCCCCCGTGGAGCTGGGCGGCAACGGCGAGGGCACCAACCCGGAGCAGCTGTTCGCCGCCGGTTACGCGGCCTGCTTCGGCAGCGCCCTCGGCCTGGTCGGCCGGGCCGCCAAGGTGGACGTCAGCGAGGCCGCGGTGACCGCCGAGGTCGGCATCGGCAAGCACGGCGAGGGCTTCGCGCTCGCCGTGACGCTGCGCGTCGAACTGCCCGACGCCGTGGACCAGGAGACCGGACGCAAGCTGGTCGAGCAGGCCCACCAGGTCTGCCCCTACTCCAACGCCACCCGCGGCAACATCCCGGTCGAGCTCGTCATCGAGTAGTCCACGGCACCGCTCCCGGCCCCGCTTCGGGCCCCGGCGCGTACGACGCGTCCGGGCCCCTGCGCGGTACGTCACTTCACCGCGCCCGCCATCACGCCGGAGACGAACTGCCGCTGGAAGGCGAAGAACACGGCCAGCGGGATCACCATCGAGATGAACGCGCCCGGCGCCAGCACGTCGATGTTGTTGCCGAACTGCCGTACCTGCGTCTGCAGCGCGACTGTGATCGGCTGGCTCCCGGAGTCCGTGAAGATCAGCGCGATCAGCATGTCGTTCCACACCCACAGGAACTGGAAGATGCCCAGCGAGGCGATCGCCGGTCCGCCCAGCGGCATCACCACCCGTGCGAACAGGCGCAGTTCACCGGCTCCGTCCAGCCGGGCCGCCTCCAGCAACTCCTTCGGGATCTCCGCGAAGAAGTTGCGCAGCAGGAACACCGCGAACGGCAGACCGAAGCCGACGTGGAACAGGATCACGCCGGCGATCGAGCCGAAGACACCGATGGCGCCGAAGAGTTCGGCGATCGGGATCAACGCCACCTGCACCGGCACCACCAACAGCCCCACCACGCCCAGGAACCACCAGTCCCGGCCCGGGAACTCCATCCAGGCGAAGGCGTATCCGGCCAGCGAGCCGATCACCACCACCAGCACCGTCGCCGGGACGGTGATGTACACCGTGTTCACCAGGGAGCCGGTGATGTCGTCGTTCTCCAGCAGGGTCTCGTAAGCGCCGAAGGTGAGCTGCGACGGCTCGGTGAACACCGTCCACCAGCCGTCGGCGGCCATGTCCCGCGGGGTGCGCAGACTGGCCAGCAGCAGACCGATCGTCGGGACCAGCCAGAACAGGCCGACGACGATCAGGAAGACGCGGACCAGTCCGCCGCTCACCCACTCGCCGAGCCTCGAACCCAGTGACCGCTCGGCCTTGACGGCGCCGACAGGCGGCGGGGCCGCCCCGGTCACCCTGCCGGCGTCCGCGCTCATCGCCGTACCTCCCGCCTCAGCCGCCGCACGTTGAACCACATCACCGGGATCACCAGAAGCAGCAGGAACACCGCGATCGCGCTGGCGATGCCCGGCTGGTCCTCGGAGAAGCCCTTGCGGTACAGCTCCAGCGCGAGAACGTTCGCGTCGTCCTGGGAGGAGCCGGGCGCGATGATGAACACCAGGTCGAACACCTTGAGCACATTGATCATCAGAGTGACGGTGACCACCGCGAGCACCGGCGCCAGCATCGGCACCGTGATCCGCCGGAACACCTGCCACTCGTTGGCGCCGTCGACCCGCGCGGCCTCCAGCAGTTCCCGCGGCATGCCCGCGAGCCCGGCCGCGATCAGCACCATCGCGAAGCCCGCCCACATCCAGATGTACGAGCCGATGACGGCCGGTGTGACCAGCGACGGGCCCAGCCAGTCCAGGCCGTTGTACGGCTCCTGGAAGTTGCTCGCCGGCAGCCGGAGCTGTGCGCCGTCCGCCTTCGCCGACAGGGAGAACGTGCCGTCGGCGCCCGCCGTGGCCGTCTCCACCACCGTGCCGTCCCTGACCGCCTCGATTCTCATGCCGGGATAGCCCAGCTCGTCCGCGTCGACACCGTTCAGCGTGCCGACGCCCTTGCCGCGGGTGAAGTCCTGCCAGGTCGTGCCGGTGATCCGGTCCGCCTCCGGCTTCGGCGCCGCCGCCCGCTCGGCGTCGTCGGGGATCAGGTCCGGGGCGACACCGACCAGCGGCAGCGTGACGGTCTCACCGACGTTCACCGTTGCCCTGGTGACGAAGGCGCCGCCGCCGGCCGCCTCCAGCGGCGACTCACGGCCGGGGTGGGCCTTCGGATACGCCGACGACTGGGCGAAGGTGTCGTGCACGCCCACCCACACCGCGTTCGCCACGCCCTTGTCCGGGTCCTGGTCGTACACCAGACGGAAGATGATGCCCGCGGCCAGCATCGAGATCGCCATCGGCATGAAGACGACCAGCTTGAACGCCGTTCCCCAGCGGATCCGTTCGGTCAGCACCGCGAAGATCAGGCCGAGCGCGGTGGCGACCGTCGGCGCGAACACCACCCAGACGACGTTGTTCTTCAGGGCGGTGCGGATGCCGTCGTCGGTGAACAGGGCCCGGTAGTTGTCGAATCCGGCGAATCCGTCGCCGGACTGGTCGTAGAAGCTGCGGACGACGGAGTACCCGATCGGGTAGACCACGAGCGCACCGAGCAGCAGCAGCGCGGGCAGCAGGAACAGCGCCGCCACGGTTGTGCGGGTGCCGGTGACGCTCCTGCGCGGCTGGGGAGCAGCAGGGGCCCCGGAGGGCCCCGCCGCCGTGTCCGACGCCATCGCCGGCTCAGTTCCCGTACGCCGCGGCCGCGTCGGCCTCCAGCTGCCGCTGGGCGCCCGCGATGTCCTTCGGGTTCTTCAGGAAGTCCTGGAGCGCCTTCCACTCGCCCTTGCCGGGAGTGCCGCCGAAGGCCTGCGGGGCCTGGTCGGACATGTCGAAACGGAAGTCGTCCCCGGCGTCGACGAGCGCCTGGGCCATCTTCCGCTGCACCTCGTTCGGATACGCCGAGTTCGGCACGTTCCTGTTCGGCGAGAGGTAGCCGCCCAGCTTCGCCTGGATACCGGCGGCGTCCGGGGAGGCGAGAAACGTCGCCAGCGCCTGCGCCGCCTTCGAGTCCTCGAGGATCACGGCCGCGTCGCCGCCGGACACCACGGGCGGGCTGTCACCGACCGAGGGGAACGGGAACACCTTCGCGTCCGTGCCGACCCGGGCCTCGGTCTCGCCGATGTTCACCTGGACGAAGTCGCCCTCGTAGACCATGCCCGCCTTGGGCTGGTCGCCACCGGTGAAGGTCTGCGTCACGGAGGCCGGGAACTCGGTCTGCAGCGCGCCGTCCGGGCCGCCCGCGAGGTAGTCCGGCTTGCCCCAGATCTCCGCCAGCGTGGTCAGCGCGTCCTTCACGGACGGGTCCGTCCACTTGATCTCGTGCGCGGCGAGCTGGTCGTACTTCTCCGGGCCCGCCTGGGAGAGGTAGACGTTCTCGAACCAGTCGGTGAGCGTCCAGCCGTCGGCGCCGCCGACCGAGAACGGGGTGACACCGGAGTCGTAGACGGTCTGCGCCGTGGTGAGCAGGTCCTGCCAGGTCGTCGGCTCGCTCGCGCCCGCGTTCTCGAAGACCTGGGCGTTGTACCAGATCAGCGACTTGTTGGCGGCCTTGTAGTAGACGCCGTACGGCGTGCCGTCGACCGAACCGATGTCCTGCCAGCCCTGCGAGTAGTTCTTCTTGAGCTCCGCCCGCGCCTCGGCGCCCAGCGGCTTGGCCCAGCCCTTCTCCACGGCCTGCTTGACGGCGCCCGGCTGCGGCAGCAGCGCCACGTCGGGCGGGGCGCCACCCGCGATCTTCGAACCCAGGAAGTTGACGATGGGGTCCTGGGCGGGAACGAACGTCACCTTCGCGCCGGTGCGCTGCTCGAACTCCGCGAGAACCTTCTTGAAGTTGTCCTGTTCGGTGCCGGTCCACACGGCGGCGACCTCGAGGCTCCGGCCGTCGAGCCGGGGGAGGGTGACGGTGGAGGCGGTCCCGTCGGTGCCGCCGCCCGACTCCTCGCTGCCGTCGTCGTCGCCCCCGCACGCGGTGAGCGAGACCGCGAGCACGCCCGCGACCACTGCCGCCGCCGCCCTGACGGCCCTGCGGGTGCGGGGAGTTGCCGTTGCCGTGGGTGTGCCGGACGACCTGCGTGCCCGGATGATCCTGCTCGTCCTGCGCATCACTGCCCCGTTCTTCGTACCTCGTCGAACGTCGAGCGCTGTCCCGTGCGCTCTGGTGTACGCCCGGGAGGTCGTGGGCGGCAAGAGCGCGTCTCGTGTCAAGTCCGAGATCGTGACCGCGTCGTGACTCTCCGGGGTGGAGGAGTCCCGGCCGGACCCGTCGAGGCAGGCTGTACGACCTCAAGGGCCATGGGAAACAGAGGCGTTGCGGGTGTTATGGAGTTCTGCGGGTGGGGCTGGTGGGAGGGCTGTACGGCCGGGAAGCCGGGCGTACAGTTCCCCGGGAGGACTCTGTTGCTCCATTGCGGAGAGTGACGCCGGCCCGTCGACGGGGCGCAGGGAACGGGCCTCGCGAGGAAGCGGTCCGGCCCCGGCCGGCCCCTCCCGGACGCGGTGCGTGACCCTCCCCCGAATTGAGCAGCAGAGTCCGGGAGGACTCTGCTGCTCAATTCGGCGAGCGATCACGTGCCATGCTTTCAGGGCTCGGCCGCGCCCGGCCTGCCTGCATCTGCGACGCGCTCTGAAGGCCGTATCGGCACGGCGTCATCACGCCGGGTAATTGCGCAGCAGAGTCCGGGAGCGGGTCAAAGCAGCGACGGCACCTCGGTGGCCGCGACCTCGCGGGCCGCGCGTTCCAGCGCGCTGGCGAGCAGTGCCAGGTCGGTCGGGCCGTTGCCGAGTTCCCTGACCGGGCGGCGGGCCGGCGGATCACCCATGCGGTGCCACTCCAGCGGCACGACCGTGGGCCGCAGCGTCGCCGTGCGCGGGATACGCCCGGTCACCCGCCCGCCCTGGAACACGGTGACCCGGCCGTCCACGTGGGCCAGACGCCCCCGGCCCGGCGCCGGTCCGTCCCCGCTCTCCGGGTTCGGCTCGAACGAGGAGGCGGCCCCGCGGCCCGGCGCGGGCGCGTCGAGCGTCACGCGCAGGGCCGCGCGGCGCACCGGCTCGGTCTCCGCCGTACGGGCGCAGGGACCGGTGGCCGACACCAGGTGCACGCCCAGCCGCTCACCCTCCCGCGCCACCGCATCCAGCGCCCGCAGCACCGACCCGGCGGCCGGCCGCCCCGGTGAACCGAGCGCGGGGGAGACCAGCGCGTCCAGGTCGTCCACGACCACGATCAGCCGGGGCAGCGGCGGCGGGGTCCCGGCCCGGCGCCGGGCGGCGCCGGGCCGCAGCCGCAGCGTGGAGCCGGGCGGGGAGTCCAGGTCCCCAGGGTGCTCGCCGCCGGCGGTCGTGGGGGCGCGGGGCGCGGCCGTGCCCTGGGCGACCATATGGTCCGCCAGTTCGCGCCCGGTGTGCCACTCCACGAAGTCCGACCGGCCGAGCAGTTCGGCACGCCGCTTCAGCTCGGCGCTCAGCGACTGGGCGAACTCCCGCATTCGCACCGGATCGTTGGCGCTGAGATGCGTGGTGACGTGCGGTACGTCCGTACACACGCGCAGTCCGTCGCCCTGCCCGCCGCCGTGCCCGCTGTTCTGCCCGCCACCCTGTCTGCCGCCCGTGGTGCCGGCGCGGCCGTCCACCAGCACGATGCCCAGCCGGTCCGGCCGTTCGGCGGCGGCCAGGGAGGCGACGACGGCCCGGAGCAGTTCCGTACGGCCGCTGCCGGGCGGGCCCTCCACCAGCAGATGCGGTCCGTCGGACACGAGGTCGGCGGACACCGGGCCGCGCGGTCCGGCGCCCAGCACCGCGCACACCCG comes from the Streptomyces sp. KMM 9044 genome and includes:
- a CDS encoding TetR/AcrR family transcriptional regulator, translating into MLVRMTTNAEEPQPPPRRRAPAGAAVLREDVTEAIRAAVFEELAAVGYARMSIEGIARRAGVGKTAVYRRWRSKLHLVLDLVSAIAVQGLPAPDTGSLEGDLRLLYEVTSRALRHPVASQILPDLQAEAARNPDIAEALQKALREGQDGVAKGVVAAAQERGEMRPGVDHALALDLISGPLYWRSVVIRNPKLPKGHLAALARATTAALRAL
- a CDS encoding MarR family winged helix-turn-helix transcriptional regulator, which produces MTPTPNPGPAPESTARPPGPAGDWLRLDQQICFSLQSASRAFNGVYRVVLKDLGLTYPQYLVMLVLWEHGTLPVKTLGEHLRLDSGTLSPLLKRLEAAGLVHRERSARDERSVEVRPTEKGVALRERALDVPRRIATATGSGFDEIEDLRARLDRLTTALDTAAANGA
- the galE gene encoding UDP-glucose 4-epimerase GalE; translation: MTWLITGGAGYIGAHVVRVMTEAGERAVVYDDLSTGIPDRVPDGIPLVVGSVLDGERVARALADHEVTGVVHLAAKKQVGESVGHPLHYYRENVEGLRVLLEAVTAADATSSFVFSSSAAVYGTPPSGAGLVTEDTPCLPMSPYGETKLAGEWLVRATGRAAGLSTACLRYFNVAGAARPELADTGVHNLVPMVFEKLTANEPPQVFGDDYPTPDGTCVRDYIHVVDLAEAHVAAARALRTAPGRDLILNVGRGEGVSVRDMIDRINTLTGHGLRPTIAPRRPGDPASVVASSDRAATELGWKARHSVDDMITSAWSGWQRLHHGA
- a CDS encoding organic hydroperoxide resistance protein, which encodes MDALYTAVATATHGRDGRAVTSDGKLDLGLSAPVELGGNGEGTNPEQLFAAGYAACFGSALGLVGRAAKVDVSEAAVTAEVGIGKHGEGFALAVTLRVELPDAVDQETGRKLVEQAHQVCPYSNATRGNIPVELVIE
- a CDS encoding carbohydrate ABC transporter permease, coding for MSADAGRVTGAAPPPVGAVKAERSLGSRLGEWVSGGLVRVFLIVVGLFWLVPTIGLLLASLRTPRDMAADGWWTVFTEPSQLTFGAYETLLENDDITGSLVNTVYITVPATVLVVVIGSLAGYAFAWMEFPGRDWWFLGVVGLLVVPVQVALIPIAELFGAIGVFGSIAGVILFHVGFGLPFAVFLLRNFFAEIPKELLEAARLDGAGELRLFARVVMPLGGPAIASLGIFQFLWVWNDMLIALIFTDSGSQPITVALQTQVRQFGNNIDVLAPGAFISMVIPLAVFFAFQRQFVSGVMAGAVK
- a CDS encoding ABC transporter permease, whose product is MSQVLHTPPPAPVHPAAEDDLPALAARHGLTVSGARPTLPAYVRELWARRHFILAFSRAKLTAQYSQAKLGQLWQVATPLLNAAVYFFIFGLLLGARRGIPSDVYVPFLVTGVFVFTFTQSSVLAGVRAISGNLGLVRALHFPRASLPVSFALQQLQQLLYAMIVLVVVVMAFGSMPALSWLLVVPALLLQFVFNTGLALVFARLGSRTPDLAQLMPFVLRTWMYASGVMFSIPAMLADKDVPHWLADVLQLNPAAVYMDLVRFALIDGYGSSYLPPHVWAFAVGWALLAGVIGFVYFWKAEETYGRG
- a CDS encoding ABC transporter ATP-binding protein translates to MADNTDEKIPTVVADGVDIVYRVNGTGAGRGSATAALNRIVRRRKTEKASGVRKVHAVRNVSFVAYRGEAIGLIGTNGSGKSTLLKAVAGLLPVENGRIYTDGQPSLLGVNAALMNDLTGERNVMLGGLAMGMSREQVRERYQEIVDFSGINEKGDFITLPMRTYSSGMAARLRFSIAAAKDHDVLLVDEALATGDRSFQKRSEGRIRELRRHAGTVFLVSHSNKSIRDTCDRVLWLERGELRMDGPTDEVLKEYEKFTGGPDKARKPAPKPKTKPKPETDPQPVSKPA
- a CDS encoding carbohydrate ABC transporter permease; this translates as MASDTAAGPSGAPAAPQPRRSVTGTRTTVAALFLLPALLLLGALVVYPIGYSVVRSFYDQSGDGFAGFDNYRALFTDDGIRTALKNNVVWVVFAPTVATALGLIFAVLTERIRWGTAFKLVVFMPMAISMLAAGIIFRLVYDQDPDKGVANAVWVGVHDTFAQSSAYPKAHPGRESPLEAAGGGAFVTRATVNVGETVTLPLVGVAPDLIPDDAERAAAPKPEADRITGTTWQDFTRGKGVGTLNGVDADELGYPGMRIEAVRDGTVVETATAGADGTFSLSAKADGAQLRLPASNFQEPYNGLDWLGPSLVTPAVIGSYIWMWAGFAMVLIAAGLAGMPRELLEAARVDGANEWQVFRRITVPMLAPVLAVVTVTLMINVLKVFDLVFIIAPGSSQDDANVLALELYRKGFSEDQPGIASAIAVFLLLLVIPVMWFNVRRLRREVRR
- a CDS encoding ABC transporter substrate-binding protein — translated: MLAVSLTACGGDDDGSEESGGGTDGTASTVTLPRLDGRSLEVAAVWTGTEQDNFKKVLAEFEQRTGAKVTFVPAQDPIVNFLGSKIAGGAPPDVALLPQPGAVKQAVEKGWAKPLGAEARAELKKNYSQGWQDIGSVDGTPYGVYYKAANKSLIWYNAQVFENAGASEPTTWQDLLTTAQTVYDSGVTPFSVGGADGWTLTDWFENVYLSQAGPEKYDQLAAHEIKWTDPSVKDALTTLAEIWGKPDYLAGGPDGALQTEFPASVTQTFTGGDQPKAGMVYEGDFVQVNIGETEARVGTDAKVFPFPSVGDSPPVVSGGDAAVILEDSKAAQALATFLASPDAAGIQAKLGGYLSPNRNVPNSAYPNEVQRKMAQALVDAGDDFRFDMSDQAPQAFGGTPGKGEWKALQDFLKNPKDIAGAQRQLEADAAAAYGN